The sequence below is a genomic window from Nocardia fluminea.
CTTGGTGTCGTCCGCGATCCGTTGCGGATCCGCGCGCACCGCCAGTTCGTCGAGCGTGGTCGCCAACCGGGTACGCGCGATCTCGATCTCGCGTTCGATCCGGTCGGTGTCGTCCTTGGCCACCGTCACCTCCAGGTATATGTCTGCTGCTCGTCACCGAGTCTATCCATGCCCCGCGCGGACCCGGTCGGTTACCGTGCGGTGGTGACCGACAACCATCGCCTCTCCCCCGGAGACACCGCCCCCGAATTCACGCTGCCCGACGCCGACGGCAAGGATGTGTCGCTGTCGGATTACCGCGGCCGCAAGGTGATCGTCTACTTCTATCCCGCCGCCAGCACACCCGGCTGCACCAAGCAGGCCTGCGACTTCCGCGACAATCTGGCCGAACTGGGCGGCGCGGGTCTCGAGGTACTCGGCATCTCGCCCGACAAGCCCGCCAAGCTGGCCAAGTTCCGCGACAACGAGGGCCTGACCTTCCCGCTGCT
It includes:
- a CDS encoding DUF3618 domain-containing protein, with product MTVAKDDTDRIEREIEIARTRLATTLDELAVRADPQRIADDTKTMVVAKLNEPKVKYTLIGAGALVAGLVLIKIFRR
- the bcp gene encoding thioredoxin-dependent thiol peroxidase, yielding MTDNHRLSPGDTAPEFTLPDADGKDVSLSDYRGRKVIVYFYPAASTPGCTKQACDFRDNLAELGGAGLEVLGISPDKPAKLAKFRDNEGLTFPLLSDPEREVLKEWGAFGEKMMYGKTVTGVIRSTFVVDEQGKIEVAQYNVRATGHVAKLRRDLSV